The DNA sequence TTTTATTTTCAGGTTAGTTTAGCATCTTGGGAGATTGGTCAGCTACATCACCAACATCCCTCTTGCCAGCATCCAACATTCCATTCTTCAACCCAAATTATTTTAGCTCGAAGCAAAACCGACCTTATCTTTACCTCGGTTTCCTACCAACCTCAACCTTTACCTCGGACTCTAGCAGCAACAGAGAAGTCTTCATATTTCGATCTTGTAGGTAATGAAATTGTTTGTTTCGCAATGTGCAAGCTAAACTACTCTTAGCATGGCAATTTTTTTCACTCTTAGTTAGCATGTTCACTTCCAACAATCTTGATTGCTGAAATAAtgttcatctatatattttctattttgatAAACTAATTAAATGCATTACACATGtcaaatagtaatataattttaTACAAACATTATCAACTACAACAAATTATATTCCTATCTTTATCCCTCGAAGGTTACCCTTGTGATACAATGACCCTCCCATCTTTAAAAATTTTTGAAGTGAACCTCtaaatcatattctaatatcaaAGTGGCCCTTTTATCCATCCAGTAGAAGACTTATGTGACCAGAATGTGAAACTCAAGTGGCCAAAATGCGAGtcttaaaatattttgaaatttccaTTGTATCCTTATCCATGCTTAAttgaagaggaaaaaaagaaaaagaatctaAATCTCGTATTCCGACCTAACCCCCTCCAACGTCTCCAACTAACTCTTACCCTTGTATTCCTCTCTGGAGACTTTGATTTTCCTATCTCCTCCTTCGGCAACCCACATATCCATAATAATCATCATTGTCACTACTAGCACCTTCACCATcaacaccaccaccaccaccaccttcaCTACCCCACCTCCTTTGTTGTGATCTCTTCTTGATCtaaacaaattctctttttgtCTTCATCCCTTTTAGGTCCTCGATTCATTTAGTTATTGTTGAGAGCCTTTGAGCTATTTGTTATGCCTGATGGTATTAGTATGTCTTGTTCTTCAAATTTACTGTTTAGAATAAAACATAGTGTCTTGTCCTTTGAGTCAATGGACCAATTGCAAGCTATATATCTCGATTCACACCAGAACCTTTAATGATAATTTTTGAAGTGGATTACGTCTATTGACATCAATGTGATAGCAACCTTGAGTATCAGTGCTAGGTCATCATACTAGGTCACCACCTTGGGGGAGGAGAAACTCCTTGTAGTCACCATACACTTAGCAGCTTTACAAGTATGATGCCTAACCTCATCATTAGTTATGAACATTTTTTGAGCACTTATATCTAATCCTTCCTATGGTAAATATCTCAAGCACTTAGATAATTTTGCTAAGTGCTCATGGATTCTTTTCTATCTTTAatgatgatggatgaaagtgatcataaggagaaaaaaaattccaTGAAATAATTTTTACATTTGCATGCAAATGGCTTTTAAGGTATCCCTATTTTAACAGAAGCTCTAGGAGGCATCGTTGTGCAGGAAAGTAAGAAGCTACTAGAATCAATGACGTGGACGACAGAGATAGGGCGAGTTTTTTGAAAAGCCAATGGATAGAGTCTACAGTCGTTGGTGATCTTGAGTCTATTGTCAAGGTGAATAAGAAGGCTATAGAGGGCTAATGTAGCAAAGGTGATGGAGGTTTTGTAATTGGTGACCCAAACATTGATGCGAAAAGTTGGGGAGGCATACTAGACAATGACCCAAGTGGCATCATCATCATAGGCCAACTTGAAGGTCTAGTCGACTGCTTCTTTAAGCAGAGGTTGAGGTGGTACAAGTAATAGGAGTATGAGGAGTCTATCAACAATTGTGAGATGGACAAAAGTAGGCAAGGATCAATGGTGGTGGCTAAATTGGGAGTTACGATGGCTGAGCAAGGAGTAGTGAAAGATGGAGGTATGGGTTTGTCGAAAAAAGCCTAGGCTAAGATGGAGGTATTGTTTGTTGTAGAGTTGGTCTTGCATACTGTCTAAGATGACGGACATGCTAGAGAACTTATTGGCACAAGACAGATCGCAAAGGGTAAATGTGTGTGTGAGCATGCTACCACCATCTGAACACTCAGAAagatgatgataaaaaaaaggatatgaGAGTAGCATGGGTCCGGATGTCTTGACTTCGAAGAATTTTTGCCACTGTCCCACCATCATTCGAAGAAGATGGATAGGGATAGGGGTATAGCCTGGGCTACGATAGTAAAGATCTAAGTTAACAGTACTCCTAGAAAAGCTAATGGTAAACTaagataagataaagatgcattaatTTGGATTATTAAAAGATCCTCATTGAGTACAATTCTACTTATttatactatataataataattacccATTTTGATGGTTACTACCTACTTCTGGCATCCACTTTTGATGGTTTTCATAATTAATATTAGTTATCCTTCCACTACTTCATGTTCATCATCACTATCTCTTTGCATCAATTGTCAGACTGATAATCATATCTTATAGATCTTGGCTTATCCAACATGCTTGTATTGGTCGTCTCTCTCTTTTTGGTCTATACGACAATCTTCGGTACTTAAGGATATCTTGGAGACTAATTCATTCACTTTGGTCTATTTTTTCTATCGGCCTTCTGAGTGAATGCATACATCTTGGTATAAAGCTCTAGGATCCCTATTTGACTGTTATTCAAAATTGCCATATATACGGTGGTCCTTAGATGTTAAAATATGGTGTAGATAATGCCTCCCATATCCTATTAGCCATCGATCAGATAGATAATAGGATGAATCAGACACTGCATCTGCTACCATAACTATGACTTTTAGGAATCTGAAATACCTCATGCTTTTTGAGATTCCTATGCTTTTATTATAACTCCTATCGATATGGTGCCCTTTCTCTTTTAAGGATTATCTACATGGCTTAATGAGATAGCTCACGCCTAAAGTAGACCATTTCCCAAAGCAtcgtaatcaattaaaatctttttagAGCATGATGTCGTATGGCGCTGGAACCTTTTCAAAGAGTCTAAGGGGTACATTTTCCATTGCCACTTCCATCAGCTCCTGTTCCCTTTGTCTTCCTCAAGTTTTCTTCTCTGCAACAAGATGAGCTAAGATCCTTCCTCCTTTCATACTCTTGCCCATGAGAAGTGAGAAAAACTAGAACACTCCAGAATGTTGCAATCAGTAGCTCCTCAAGTATTAATCCAAAAACCCTCTGGCCTTTATCTTTTAGGTCCTATTTTTTGATTTCGAATTCCTCCatctatttcttctattttttcgcATCATCGAAAGGAAACATTTTTTTATGAAACCTCAATCTGGAAAAACCCCAATCATCATCAGCCATAGCCTCTCTGGTGTGACTTTTGGAATCAATGGTTTGATTGTGTCTCCCAGCAGAAAGCATctatttgagaaaaaaatggtATCTTTAACATCTTGGCCTTTTCTCATTCTCCTTTTGGAGCCAACCAACCATTGCTTCTTATTGTTTTATGTTTTTGGTTTGGTTCAGCCAACATTTTTCATTTCAACCATGGCATGACCAGCCTGAGTCTTTCGAATTTAGGTATTCTTTTCAACCTTAGATCAATTGGTGGGCCCTTTAATGATAGTACTCCTATCAATATTTCCAATGACGATTTCGGCCTAcctctaaaaaaatattattgcaGGATTATTGCCATCACATTGGGTCAATCTCACACCAAGAGTATGTTGCTTTTTTCCTAGTTTGGATCTACATAtaccttctttttttctcaatCGGTCTAAATGGTCAAAGCACACATTCAGTTGGCTGCAACCTTGCTAAAGACCATCCCATTATCTTGGGTTCTTTAGTGCTAacctatttttttccaaaacctTACAAAAATTACCCTCGAGCATTAGGGATATAGAGGTCCTCTTTGGATGCTCCAAATTTGGCTATATGCCTATTTCCTAAAATTGTATCCATCCATACCTGATGAGACAAATACTATTCCTTTTGGTCATCAATATGTTCACTTGGAGACCCAGTCCTTTTATTCTCAAAATATTTTCGATTCTTTTATCAGGGTTCTGCTCAATTATTGATACGTGAGTCAACAATAAATGCTCTGCTGAGCATTAATCCCTAGTTCAATCTAGTCCAGAGCATCCCCTATCTGCCCCTATATTCTCTGAACACCTCACTTGTTGATTGGCTTCTCATTACTGAGCCATATCAAATTGGATTATCATACTTCCCTTATGAAAAGTTGTATCTAGACTATCACTTTATCTCCTTTGATCTTCGACCTAGCATAATGAGAGAATTTTTAGGTTTGTGGGATGCTCATATAGCCAACATTCGAAAGAGCATGCCACCACCATTCTGAGGCACATGGATATAGGCTCTCTTGATTCAAAACCTGATATGTACTTTAGTTCATAATTGATTGATGGCAAGTCCCAAGCACCTGCAGGTGAGATTCCAGCTTCGATTAAGGACAAAGGTATGTGTACCCTtccaaccaaattaaattactCTATTTAGTGATACATCTATAATTATTTTTGACCGATCCTTATTCTTATAGCTCCAACTCCTCTAGTTCGGCCAGTATCAAAGATGGAGGTCCTTACTCGAAGAGTATAAAGATAGTGGTTCACAAGCCCAAgcctcaaaaaaaaatcacataagAAATTTATCTATGAACTTAtctttaccatgtcaagcaagaccAGAATAGGAATAGGTtttcccatggcacttcatggtcaaggtgaAGGAAAGAATTCATCTAGAAAGGGACAAATTTACTGGCAAGGGCATTATgagaaattcactccatctaactAATAAAAATCTCATCCCACTAAACCTCCttcgagtacccaagcagcaactgcaacatcacagcacagccaCATTCAACCCCTCTGCAGGCCATGaagctctccacctcccttccatcaagggggaagacttgtAGCCAGCTCCTATTCtcgttttatatggggcctttgcttcctctaCATTCAGGCAAGGAGCCCCCcctcccctctgcaggccaggaaactctccacctcccttccatcaagggggaagactcgtagccagctcctatTCCCGTTTTATatagggcctttgcttccttttggtcatgcAAGGTTATTCCCTCTCCTccgcccccctccccctctcctctacAGGCTAGGAAACTCTGCACCTcctttccatcaagggggaagacttgtAGCCAGCTACTGTTCCCGTTTTATagggggcctttgcttccttttggtcaggcAAGGTtattccctctcctcctcccctcccctctgcaggccaggaaactctccacctcccttccatcaagggggaagactcgtagccagctcctgttcccgttttatatggggcctttgcttccttttggtcaggcaaggagcctccctctcctcctctttctcctctgcaggccagaaaactctccatctctcttccatcaagggggagctttctttcttttttacagATCAAttcagtcaaaaaaaaaaaacaagaacgcGATGGAGAGCAGAGAGTACATGCCTGAATCTTTGAGGCTTCTCGGATCTCCATCGAAAGTGGCCGTCGAATGCCTTCAGACTCCTTTTGTGCTCGTTGGAAAGGAGAGCAGAGAGATCGGAGCAAAGATAGGAAGAGGTAACGACTCAAGATAAAAAAtggttgaggggtattttggtctatATTTTTAACTTAGGATCACTGTCAtggggtgatcttggatttccgacctcaaggATGGGTATCCCATCACCGGGTTGGGGggtgatttgaggagtggaggtgatttaggatcaccgccatgtaggatcaccgtggtgcaaccaaacgtGGTGATCTCATCATCTCCACCCCTATCACCCTTGATTCTGGGCcgatcaccccataccaaacgccccccACAATGGCAAGTAGGGCTACACTTTCTAAGTCCACTATGATGTTAGACATTGTCGAAGACTTAGAAGAAGAATTATTCAATTTGTTGCTAATCCGATGGACTTACTAGAGGTCGAACCTTCAGGAGATCTAGCTACCTCGACCAAGTTAACTCCTTTTTCTTAGTCTCCACATCCCATCCAGCCTCAAGTACTGAAACAACCTTTGGTCCTCATAACTAATGTAGCTAGCACTCCTTAGCTTGATGAATCTGAACCTCTTATTACCCCATCTCTATCCATATGTTCGAGAGCACCATGATCTAGCTCTTCGACTACCAGCAATGAGGTATTACTTAATTTCCTTTAGTTACTGACCTTAATCTTTCTCCCAGGGTCTCAATAGTCTTTCTATTTTCCAATCTATGGCTAGTGCTAGAGCTAGGTTATTAGCCCAAGCAACTAATGCTAGAATCAATCACTCATCAGTTGACATGTTGCAGCAGTGAGGATGGCTTAGAAGTTGCTACAACACATTCTCACCACATCGATCAATAAACTAGTTTCTCCAGAGAGTATGACTGAACTTTCAGATGCAAATGCAATCTCAACCCTTCAGCATTCGACCTTCCTCTTGGTAACTCAAGCTGATGATCTTTGTCATAGGTTGGCTAACCTTTTTGATATTCATTATTTATTTGCCAACTTGACTGAGAAAGTAGATGCCATAACCGCCCACATTGATGGCTAGAAATCaatatttctttctttgaagaaGAAATTAAGCCTGCCCTAGATGCATATGCATCGGTCCAAGATAAACTACGCACATGGAAGGATCAACTTGTATCTCTTAGGGCACAATTGACCAATGTTTGCATAGAGATACCACTCCTGAAAGAAGAATCAGCAGAGTTAGAGCAcaggaacaaaaaaaatattggtcTTGGATGCAATCCGAGAACAACTAAAAATTAGAGATACAACTCCTGAAAGAAGAACAGGTAGTGTTAGAGCACAACAACAAGAAAACATTTAGTTTTGGATGCAATCCGAGAACAACTAAAAGCCTGCAAATCTCAACTTTCAGATCTCTTTGACAAGATGGTTGCCTCTGAGATAATGTCCTAGGCTCTCTAGAAGAAGTGGGAGAGACTTATAAAAATTATAAGAGATCTTTAGATCAAAATagagtattattatttttattggtcTCTTGCCCGAAACTTAGTGGAATGTccttttataatataatatatataatatacttATTCTTTCTACTTTTAGACTGAATTATTACTTCTTCAATCTTCCAGTAGCTTTTTGTGTTGCACTAAGATTCATATAggagtgcaaatgggtcgggtcagaCCGGGTCACAAGTAACCTTGACCTAATACGGTTCTTGTTTAGATCCTAATATTGGAACCAGGCCCAATCCAATAGaggatcgggttgggtcgggttggaTCCATTGCTAAAATTTGGGTCGGGTTGGATCCATTGCTAAAATTTCTGATCTAACGggccattcgggtcgggtcgggtctacatATAATTCagtcccaacccaaaaaatttggaTTTGGGTTGGGTCCGGTTCAGATCCAGTTTGGATCAAAACATTGGAAGCCACtgcaaaaattataaaatagaaaaataaacaaaataaaatagaataaacaAATCATCACAGtccaaatcattttttttttagaacctaTAGCTCTGATGTTCTGTATGTCCTAGTTCTTCAAGCGTTGACTATACAATGTTGGCATGGAAAGTTGGTAGTTCAAACTCGGGAGACTAGCGATATTCCAAGCTTAATAGAACAAACTCAACTAGTTGCCCTCCTCTCAAATTTCAGGCCACGGACCACCATAAATGTAGTCTTAGAGGGATCAAACTCTATTATGGCAGAGTTAGAACACCTCTCCTAGTTTTCTCTTTGGAAAGCCAATATTATCCAACAAAGTGAAGATGTTCCTTAAAGATAAACCCATTCCTGCCGTATCCAATTATTGTATGCAACTATTCCAAAACTAGCTACATTTGAACCTATTTATTGTACATTTTTTAAACTATTAATCTGCaatgtattaatgggttctatTCTTGATAAAATTCGGGCAGGGACAAAAGCAAAATGATATAGTTGCGCACATCTATTCATTGCTCATACCTCACGACTCTTTGGTGCAAGTGGCGGCGGAATGATATCACATTGAGATTGTTAACATACAGCAATAAGTTATTAACAACCAAACTTCAAATGCATTGGGTCAGGTTTGAATTTAGTAAACtcagacccaacccaaaaaatataacgagtccaattttagaacccaACCCGGCCTTATGGGTCCTCCAaaatggatcgggtcgggtctaagCAGGGCGGATCAGGTTGGGTCATGGGTCAATCctgcccatttgcagccttagatCTATGCCACCCATAATCTACATAGGATCTTTGATCATTCGAATGACCAGACTCCAAATCTTGTAGGATCTCTATGCGTAACTAAAATAATAATGCCCCATGATATAAAACTTTAATTTGCACGATATCCGTGCAAGGAGTAGCTTCACCCTTTGACGTGGTTGCCCTCTAGTCCTTTTGACCACAAGGCCACCACATTGCCACCCACCTATAAAGAGATGGCTGATATTCTTATTGAAGAGTGTACCATGGTCCGACGTCACATTTTATATATGATTTTCTTGTTTTGGCTAAAGATCACTGAGAACATCATATAGTTTTCAGCCGCATTTCCTTGACTAGCTAAATTAAGTCATCAGGTATAATGATCACAacatttagctccaaagactgaTAGGTTGATTCACCTTCTTTGATTTTCTAATCAGTTGGGATGACCACAATCTGTGTAATAGCATCCTGTGGTTTGGGGGCTCAAATCTTTTACAATGAAATCAAGCTTTTTCCCTTGTTTTGTTATTATCTTCAGAGTTACCCTACTACGTGCTGCCAATGACTTCACTGCAGTTGTCGCTCGGCATGAAAACATCTCATGCAGGTTGTGCCTACATTTCTCCAGATAATACAGAAATTGCATAACCACTTTCTCAAGAAGATCTACTCATAAATGAGTCAACATTCTTCAATTAGCATTCATCATTTCCTCAACCGTATCATAGTAGCTACACTGTGTTCTATTAGATGTGCCACAAAACTTTTTTGCCATGGAGTTGCTTTTGTGCACCATCTAAGGTGCCGAGCATACCAGAAAATTTATTGGCACAAGTTAGATGACAAAGAATAGCTATCTACACGGCCGCGTCATCGACGTTCGAGTTGCTAAAAAGATGGTGATCGAATGAAGAATATATAGTAGCATAGATCCAGATGCCATGACATTAAAGGACTTTCACCACCATCATACCATTATTTAAAAGAGATGGATAAGGATAGAGGTGTGTAGCCTAGGCTATAATAGTAGAGATTTAAGAAAGCTAATGGTAAACTAAGATAAGATAAATATGCATTGACCTAAATTATCAAAAAGTTCTGACAATATATAATTTcacttatttataatatataataataactgCATACTCTGATTGTTATTATCTACATCTGGCATCCATTTCTGACAATTCTGATAACCAACGCCATTTATCCTTTCATTAATCCATGTTTGTCAGCATAATTGTTCTGCACCAATTGTCAAACTAATAATTACATTTTATCAATCTTGGCATATCCAAGATGTTTGCATTGGTCATCTCTATTTATTCGGCATATAATATAATCTCCAGCAATTAGAGATATCTTGGAGGCTAATTGGTCGCTTCGGTCTTTTTCTTCTATCGCTTATCTGGACGGATGCATACATCTTAGCATAAAGCTCTACGTTTCTATTTGATTCTCCTATAAAATTGCTGATGGTCGTTGGAGGTTAATATGAGGTGCgaaaagctatgatttttctttttgtctctCCATCAGAGAAAATTGATACATCTTGGCTGCCGGATCAGGGACACACGTAGATGTGTTATTTTTCTATGTTATTTTTGCATGTCACTCTAACATTACCTAGGGAGAGTGCCATTTTGAGTCATATGTTTCACTTGAGTATTTTGTTTGAAAATTGGGGATTCTCCCCCGTTGTGACttggattggagaagatttattTTTCAATCATTAGTGGTTTACGATTGACACGATGGTGTGCTTTGATGGAGAAGATCTCGCACCGATTCACGAGCTCTCTTCAAATGCGAATTAAAGAGGGTAACCTCACAATCAGCTATCACATCAAGCCCATATGGCAAGACTGCACGTCACCGAATTCACGCTAAATTATGCGCGTGTTATTAACTTATTATCGGTTGGATGGATTCGGTGGAGTGCTTCCCCCTCTGAGCCACGTCATCCAGCCCACTGCCTAATTGAGGTCGGGCTGGCAGAAACCAGTGGTCGAgatcttttattaaagaaacgAACGGCAGATCTAGATATTCCGCATATGTTTTTATGAGGACTCTTCCCTGAATACTCTCGTTCCCCTGCTTAACCCCAATTTAATACTTCACTCGGTCACTCCTCCCTCACTCTCGCCGGAGACGCCAACCGGTCCCGATGGAGAGCTTCCGCCACCAGCGGTCCCCCGGCTCCGAGCGGTTTCTCGGCCTCTTCACCCCGCCCGACTCCAACGGCTCCGCTGGCGTCGAGCTCCATGAGGACGAGGTCTTCTGGACCGCCTCCGACCACCCCGACCCGGCCCGCACCCCCCGCGCCgcgaaccctaaccctaatcctAGCCAcggcctcctctcctcctcctcctctagaGCCGCCCTCCGCCGCCCGCTGGACCGGAGCTTCGGCATCCTTGCTGCCCTGCCGGAGGAGGACAAGAATCCGTCCCTGGCGACCGGGGGCCCGCCGTTCCTCCAGCGGACACCGtcgctctcctcctcctcctccgcctcctcttcgTCCGCCGCCCGGATGATCCCGGCGATCCCCAAGCCCAAGACTGAGTACTCTCTCTCCGTTCCGGCCGGGAAGATCCGCCACCAGTCGGCGCCGGTCAATGTCCCGGTGGTCCCCCGAAGGCTGAGGAAGGCCGTCGACGAGCTCGAGGGAGGCGGAGGCAACGAGGACGGGGACGACGATGAGTTGCTTCCGCCTCACGAGATCGTAGCCAGGAGGGGTTCGCCGACGACGACCTTCTCGGTGCTTGAAGGGGCCGGGAGGACGCTCAAGGGGAGGGATCTGCGCCAGGTTCGCAATGCTGTGTGGAGGAAAACTGGTTTTCTTGATTGATACTTGgaactgttttcttgtgttgatgatattttgggtcttctggatttggatgggATTTATgattttggaaagaaaaaagaatagagGAGAATTTTTTGGTTgttcaatggaaataaatgggTGTTGCCTTTCTTAGTTAGCATTTTATTCTCTAACTCCGTATTATAATTAagctttttttggaaaaaaatatggGTTGTTTGACGAAAAATTTTGGAGTTTTAGTAGACCAACAAAAACAATTCTGTAGATTAGATGGTGGTAGATTTAAATCTCAAGTTGTTTTGCGAGTAAGAAGCTTGTACAGTTCTTTTCGAATTCCTGCTTCTTTTGTGAAAAATGCTATGGTTGAGGTAAGTGAACGAAATGTTTCTGCAGATTGATAACTAGAGTGATTCATTTATGCAACACCTGTCTCATAGAGTTTGGTGATACAAATTTAGGTGAATGGATTTGATTTGGATTGGGGTTAAAAACCAATCATATTTCATACTTGTTTTTGTTACTTTATATTATTGTTTTAAGCTGAGTTTACCACTTGTATGACTAAATTCATGAACAGACTCAGTTTATAGACCAGTTCTTGGTTTGATTCTTTCCGCTAGACTCTTATATAAGTGTGTAAGCTACTCTCATAGCTACAGAATCTTGTATCACTTCCAACTTTTAATCTGTACTGCTTATTCAAAGTGGATGTGATCCACAGAATACTTGGAAATCTGCAAAAGATAGTCAAAGAACTAACTTTTTTTTCGATGTTTTCTGAACCTCTTAATCAAACCTTGAATATTTGCACCCAGCGCTTAGATATGGTTACTGATTTGGCACCTGGAGAAGGATTTATGTTATGCGAAGAAATAATAGATATCGGAAGGAAACGGCATGTAGTCATCTATGTTCATCAGATACGTACCAGAGTCCATGTAACACAAAAGCATATTACTGGACCAAATTAGATCCTTGAGATATGTCAAGTAATATGGGTGGATAATTTAGCTTTAAATTCTCTGGTATATTAGCATCAGAAATTTCATCTGTGCCAAGTCTGCAATGCTTTATGAAAACAGGTTTTCTTGATTGATACCTAGAACTTGGTTATCTATGAAATTTTGGATCCTTTGATTGTGGATGAGATGTATATTTTTGAAAGGAAATGAGAAAAGATAATGCTTGGTTTTTGAATGGAAGTAAATGTGTGATTGTCCTTCACTTTCTGTCCGCATTTTGTTTGCTTCGTATTGATATTTGTTTTGATTAGGTGTTTTTTGGcatcatttgatttttttttaatagactttttgtttgtttgctgGGAAACTTTGGAAATTATGATTAGGACCAACAACAACTATTCTGCAAATCAGATTGTAGTAGATTTGAATCTTTAGTTCTCATTTTGCAAGTAAAGCTTGTTGAACTGTTTCCAAACTTCCAAGTTTTATGAAATCAGACCATGGTTGAGGTGGATGAACAAAAGTGTCTCCATGAGTTGGTAATTTAAATGCTCCATTTGTGCAAGTTCTGACCTGTAATAACATTTGAAAATAATTCAAGAGAGTGATGTGATCTGGATAGGGCTTAGAGACcaattttatttcattcatttcttactttcctttttgttttttaa is a window from the Phoenix dactylifera cultivar Barhee BC4 unplaced genomic scaffold, palm_55x_up_171113_PBpolish2nd_filt_p 000112F, whole genome shotgun sequence genome containing:
- the LOC103718881 gene encoding uncharacterized protein LOC103718881, producing the protein MESFRHQRSPGSERFLGLFTPPDSNGSAGVELHEDEVFWTASDHPDPARTPRAANPNPNPSHGLLSSSSSRAALRRPLDRSFGILAALPEEDKNPSLATGGPPFLQRTPSLSSSSSASSSSAARMIPAIPKPKTEYSLSVPAGKIRHQSAPVNVPVVPRRLRKAVDELEGGGGNEDGDDDELLPPHEIVARRGSPTTTFSVLEGAGRTLKGRDLRQVRNAVWRKTGFLD